DNA sequence from the Pyramidobacter porci genome:
CGCTGAGAAGGTTCAGTCTTTTCTCGCTTGGTGTAGCTCCTTACATCAATGCAAGCATTGTTTTGCAATTGGCTGCTGTCATTTTCCCTGCGCTTGAGCGTCTTCAGAAAGAAGGGCCTCAAGGACAGAAGAAAATGACTCAGTATACGAGGTACGGAGCGATTTTCTTCGCTTTCGTGCAGGCGATCGGCATGGCCATGTGGTTGCGCCGCGCCGGCGTTCTGGCTGCATCAGGACTTGATTTCTTTGTCGCTGTTATCACGGCGGTGACAGGATCGGTGGCCGTGATGTGGCTTGGCGAAGAAATGACCGATCACGGTATCGGCAACGGCATTTCCTTGCTGATTTTTGCCGGTATCGTTGCCCGTCTTCCCGAGGCTGTGATTCAGACGCTCTCGATGGTCAGCTCCGGTGAAATGAACGTCGTCACGCTGATCCTGGCGCTCGCCGTCATGGTTGCGGTCCTTGCGGGAGCGGTGCTCCTTGAACAGGGGCAGCGCCGTCTTCCCGTTCAGTATGCGAAACGCGTCGTCGGCAATCGCGTGTACGGCGGACAGAGCAGCTTTATTCCGCTGCGCGTCAACATGGGCGGCGTCATGCCGATCATCTTCGCCTCGTCGCTGCTGATTTTTCCCTCGACGGTGCTTCGCCTTTTCCACGGCACGGAACGGTTGGCGAATTACTTTGCGCCCGGCAGTTGGCTTTACACGGTTCTGTATGTGGTGCTGATTGTGTTCTTCGGTTTCTTCTACACGGCCATGGTGTTCAATCCGAGCGACATTGCGGATAACATGAAGAAAAACGGCGGCTTCATCCTTGGTATCCGTCCGGGGAAGCCCACGTCGGATTACATTGAGAAGATTGCCTCCCGCATCACGCTGGTAGGTTCAGTATTTCTCGTCGTGGTCGCTCTTGTTCCCGATCTTTTGACCAACGTCTTTGGCATCACAAGCTTCTACTTTGGCGGAACATCCGTCCTGATCATCGTCGGCGTGGCGCTTGAGATCGTCGAGCAGGTCAACAGTCAGCTCCTGATGCGCAATTATGAGGGCGTCCTCAAGCGTGCCAAAGGCGGCCGCGGATTGCTTCGCTTCTAGGGAGGACTGGAGATGAGAATTATTCTTGTCGGACCTCCCGGCGCGGGCAAAGGTACTCAGGCCGAGAAGAT
Encoded proteins:
- the secY gene encoding preprotein translocase subunit SecY; its protein translation is MADTFRDVFKLPDLKRRILFTLGMLFVFRLGAHIPTPGINSAAMSQLFEGSGVLGFLDLFAGGALRRFSLFSLGVAPYINASIVLQLAAVIFPALERLQKEGPQGQKKMTQYTRYGAIFFAFVQAIGMAMWLRRAGVLAASGLDFFVAVITAVTGSVAVMWLGEEMTDHGIGNGISLLIFAGIVARLPEAVIQTLSMVSSGEMNVVTLILALAVMVAVLAGAVLLEQGQRRLPVQYAKRVVGNRVYGGQSSFIPLRVNMGGVMPIIFASSLLIFPSTVLRLFHGTERLANYFAPGSWLYTVLYVVLIVFFGFFYTAMVFNPSDIADNMKKNGGFILGIRPGKPTSDYIEKIASRITLVGSVFLVVVALVPDLLTNVFGITSFYFGGTSVLIIVGVALEIVEQVNSQLLMRNYEGVLKRAKGGRGLLRF